In one Yoonia rosea genomic region, the following are encoded:
- a CDS encoding cytochrome c1, with amino-acid sequence MFRKLSLTAATALALTAGQVMAAEIETEIEDFAFSFEGPFGSYDQMQLQRGLQVYTEICSACHGLELVAFRNLHDEGGPGLPEDQMRAYAEFYEVFDQSLFDGEGDFRPATPADNFPASSLSNAPDLSLMAKARAGFHGPYGTGINQFVKGMGGAEYIASLLTGYHEEPECALEGEPMDGYYNVAFAAGGFPESCLDEKGKHMVPGSWISMAPPLYGDDVEYADGHSTELEHIAEDVSAFLMWTAEPKLVARKQAGLTGVLFLTVLSVLLYLTNKRLWAPHKHKD; translated from the coding sequence ATGTTCCGCAAACTATCACTCACTGCAGCAACAGCGCTTGCCCTGACAGCAGGGCAGGTGATGGCCGCAGAAATCGAAACCGAGATCGAGGATTTCGCATTCTCCTTCGAAGGTCCATTCGGCAGCTATGACCAGATGCAGCTTCAGCGTGGCCTTCAGGTCTATACTGAAATCTGCTCCGCCTGCCACGGCCTTGAACTTGTCGCGTTCCGCAACCTGCACGACGAAGGTGGCCCTGGCCTGCCTGAGGACCAGATGCGGGCCTATGCCGAGTTCTACGAGGTCTTCGATCAGTCCTTGTTCGACGGTGAGGGCGACTTCCGCCCTGCTACACCGGCTGACAACTTTCCGGCATCCAGCCTTTCCAACGCACCTGACCTGAGCCTGATGGCAAAAGCGCGTGCGGGTTTCCACGGTCCTTACGGCACCGGCATCAACCAGTTCGTCAAGGGCATGGGCGGCGCGGAATACATTGCGTCCTTGCTCACAGGCTACCATGAAGAGCCCGAGTGCGCACTGGAAGGCGAGCCAATGGACGGCTACTACAACGTGGCTTTTGCTGCTGGTGGCTTCCCTGAAAGCTGCCTTGACGAAAAGGGCAAGCACATGGTGCCTGGTAGCTGGATCTCTATGGCGCCACCGCTCTACGGCGACGATGTCGAATATGCCGACGGCCACTCCACCGAGCTGGAGCACATCGCAGAGGATGTTTCGGCATTCCTGATGTGGACAGCCGAGCCGAAACTAGTTGCGCGCAAGCAGGCTGGTCTGACAGGTGTGTTGTTTCTGACAGTTCTGTCCGTGCTGCTGTACCTGACAAACAAGCGTCTCTGGGCACCACACAAGCACAAAGACTAA
- a CDS encoding thiamine ABC transporter ATP-binding protein, which translates to MLRCESLVLQQGAFSLRADVVFARGKVVALIGPSGAGKSTLLVGLGGFLVPVTGRVIIDDVDVTDAAPGQRPISMLFQDNNLFPHLSAAQNVGLGLRPDLRLREEEKSQVAAALAEVGLAGMGLRKPAALSGGQQSRVALARVLVANRPVVLLDEPFSALGPALKDEMLDLVKSKLAAAGKTVMMVTHDPADAQRIADMVALVDAGEVHAPVATDALFDDPPAALRAYLG; encoded by the coding sequence GTGTTGAGATGTGAAAGTCTGGTTTTGCAGCAAGGCGCGTTTTCGTTGCGCGCGGATGTTGTGTTCGCGCGCGGCAAAGTGGTGGCATTGATCGGGCCGTCCGGTGCGGGCAAGTCGACGCTTTTGGTGGGTCTGGGTGGGTTTCTTGTGCCTGTGACTGGTCGCGTCATCATTGACGATGTTGATGTGACGGATGCGGCACCCGGTCAGCGGCCGATCAGCATGCTTTTTCAGGACAATAATCTGTTTCCGCATTTGTCTGCGGCGCAAAATGTCGGTTTAGGGCTGCGGCCGGACCTGCGGTTGCGCGAGGAGGAAAAGAGCCAGGTTGCTGCGGCCCTCGCAGAGGTTGGGCTGGCGGGCATGGGTTTGCGCAAGCCCGCTGCATTGTCGGGTGGGCAGCAAAGCCGCGTGGCGCTGGCGCGCGTGCTTGTGGCAAACCGGCCTGTCGTCTTGCTGGATGAACCCTTTTCCGCACTTGGCCCTGCACTCAAGGATGAAATGCTCGATCTGGTGAAATCCAAGCTCGCCGCGGCAGGAAAGACTGTCATGATGGTCACCCATGATCCGGCTGATGCGCAACGGATTGCGGATATGGTGGCGCTCGTGGATGCGGGTGAGGTGCATGCGCCCGTTGCGACCGATGCGTTGTTTGATGATCCACCGGCCGCGCTCAGGGCTTATCTGGGGTAA